Proteins from one Desulfonema limicola genomic window:
- a CDS encoding YebC/PmpR family DNA-binding transcriptional regulator, which yields MSGHSKWSTIKHKKGAADAKRGKIFTRLIKEITVAARMGGGDPDANPRLRTAIIAAKAENMPKDNIDRAVKKGTGELEGVNYEENTYEGYGPGGAAIFLESMTDNKNRAVAEIRHIFNKRGGNLGENGCVAWMFDKKGYLNIEKSAVDEEKLMEIALEAGAEDVREDGDIFEVITAPEDFEAVKEAIDNASIPYTDAEITMLPQNTTTLKGNEAEQMIKLMEALDDCDDVQKVYTNADIPDDMV from the coding sequence ATGTCAGGACATAGTAAATGGTCAACAATCAAACATAAAAAAGGAGCCGCTGATGCCAAGCGGGGCAAGATATTTACCAGGCTTATTAAGGAGATTACAGTAGCTGCACGCATGGGCGGCGGTGATCCTGATGCCAACCCAAGATTGAGAACAGCCATTATAGCTGCAAAAGCTGAAAACATGCCAAAGGATAATATTGACAGGGCTGTAAAAAAAGGAACCGGTGAGCTTGAAGGGGTAAATTATGAAGAAAATACCTATGAAGGCTACGGCCCCGGGGGTGCAGCTATCTTTCTTGAATCCATGACTGATAACAAAAACAGGGCTGTTGCAGAAATCCGCCATATCTTCAATAAAAGAGGCGGCAATCTGGGTGAAAATGGCTGTGTTGCCTGGATGTTTGATAAAAAAGGCTATTTAAATATTGAAAAAAGCGCTGTTGACGAAGAAAAGCTTATGGAGATTGCCCTGGAAGCAGGTGCAGAAGATGTACGCGAAGATGGAGACATTTTTGAGGTAATCACAGCTCCTGAAGATTTTGAAGCAGTTAAAGAAGCCATTGACAACGCTTCAATACCATACACAGATGCAGAAATTACCATGCTGCCTCAAAATACAACAACTCTTAAAGGAAATGAGGCAGAGCAGATGATTAAGCTGATGGAAGCTTTAGATGATTGTGATGATGTGCAAAAAGTTTATACTAATGCTGACATTCCTGATGATATGGTATAG
- a CDS encoding outer-membrane lipoprotein carrier protein LolA, with protein MKLIREKFTVSLEKNEDTKDYKLKLVPIEKKLDISMIFLLVSRQTYDVVQIATYNSYEDETIINMSNLQFNQDIDDSVFSIQIPEGADVIKLED; from the coding sequence ATTAAACTTATACGTGAAAAATTTACAGTAAGCCTGGAAAAAAACGAAGATACTAAAGATTATAAATTAAAACTTGTACCCATAGAAAAAAAGCTTGATATTTCCATGATATTTCTTTTGGTTTCAAGACAGACCTATGATGTGGTTCAGATTGCCACCTATAATTCCTATGAAGATGAAACCATTATTAATATGAGCAATTTACAGTTTAATCAGGATATTGATGATTCTGTTTTTTCTATTCAAATACCTGAAGGTGCTGATGTTATCAAGCTTGAAGACTAG
- a CDS encoding LolA family protein has product MLKYYKILIIIFIIFLPNFVFSQEKTDNLPAPAQSLSIDEILLNIEKRYDTSGFTALFTQTSVIKAMDIVDTAQGRVFIRRPGMMRWEYETPEKQIILTNGDGLWVFRPDDNQVMTGSAPAYLEMVKELVFFPILNLYVKNLQ; this is encoded by the coding sequence ATGTTAAAATATTATAAAATACTAATAATTATTTTTATTATTTTTCTGCCAAATTTTGTTTTTTCCCAGGAAAAAACGGACAATCTTCCAGCTCCTGCTCAATCATTAAGTATTGATGAAATTCTTTTAAATATAGAAAAACGCTATGATACATCAGGTTTTACTGCTTTGTTTACCCAGACCTCTGTTATAAAAGCAATGGATATTGTTGACACTGCACAGGGCAGGGTTTTTATCAGGCGGCCCGGGATGATGCGCTGGGAGTATGAAACACCTGAAAAGCAGATTATCCTTACAAACGGAGATGGGTTATGGGTTTTCAGGCCTGATGATAACCAGGTTATGACAGGCAGTGCCCCTGCTTATTTGGAGATGGTAAAGGAGCTGGTTTTCTTTCCAATATTAAACTTATACGTGAAAAATTTACAGTAA